Sequence from the Bos javanicus breed banteng chromosome 11, ARS-OSU_banteng_1.0, whole genome shotgun sequence genome:
catgtaTGTATTACATTTCTTAATAGACACATCAGCCCAAATGGGAGGGTCTTCTTCCACTCACATCATGGGCCTAGGAAACTAGCCATCAATTGAAACAAGGTACGGTAGATGCAGTCTGATGCTTGGAAGGGCTGTTGTGGCCTGAGCTGAGCAGGAGACCGCATGGCTTCTGGATCTTGGTATTAGAGGAGGCTCATGACAGGTGTCTCATGGTAGAAGGCTGGACATCCAGGCTCCACAGACCAAATAGCTGACTACTTGCACCtcttatatatgggcttcccttgtggctcagctggtaaagaatctgcctgcaatgtgggagacctgggttcaatccctgggtttggaagatcccctagagaagggaaaggctacccactccagtgttctggcctggagaattccatggactgtatagttcatagggttgcaaagagttggacatgactgagcgactttcactttcttatctatTATGTGTTTGTCAGACAAATGCCTGGCATGGAATGTGCAGTCCAgtaaaggggatttttttttttacccctaaaGCCTGTTGTCCCCTGACCTCTATGGGAGTTTGAGAAGGGAGGGGCAATTGCAGCATGTAATATTTAAGTCTATGGGGATGTATAGGTTTAAGGCAAAAGGATTCCTACAGCTGCTGTGTCCCCTGCAGAGTGGAACCTTGGCCTTCAGGGGCCCTGGCTCTGCATTCTAACCACATACGTGACAATCTTCAAGCATCCTGTGGTCCTCCCACCTTCCCAACTTGTCCACAGTTCCAAAGCAGGAGGGAGGTGGTTAGGAGGGTGGGCCTAGTGGGAGTTTGTGGCAGGAGCTCTAGGATTTAGTCCTTCATTTCAGGGGATTTGCGTgagtgtggggagggaggcaaaTGTGTGGCTGAACCTAGGCCTTTCCTGCCAAGTCCTCCTTTCCTGCGTGCCAGGTGAGGGCATATAGGAGCCTGAGACAACACAGAGAGCTTTGAGTTTACAGACTGGAAGAGTTCAGGATATTCGGTAGTTGGTTTAGAAGACTGGTAGTTTTGACTTATACTGGTTGCTTCTGTTGGTTGATTGGTAGTTTGAAACCTGGTCAGTATTATActtctagattttattttctgtaggctTTTGGTGGGGGTGTGCTACTGTATAAACAGTGGAACTTAGTTATGGACATGTAAGAGAGCTGACTTGGCTATTTTCCTAAATCAGATGGCCTTTGTGAGCAGTTTACAAAGCTGATAAGGCTTTGGTGTAAGGGCATCAGGAGAGCTTTGTGATAGCTCATCTGCCATGGAAAAACTAAAATGAGGAGAGAAATGGATCTTATCAGGGGACATGTAACTGATCTGTCTAAAGTAAGAGATCAGAATCCATATTCATGGAATTTGCCATTCAGATTTGGGTTTAGAATTTCAAACCTGTTGAATTTTGTTCAGCCAGAAGTCCTTCACACAGGATATGAGTAAACCTGTGTTTTGTGTAGCTAACCATATTATGCTGTTTATGTCTGTGTATGTCTTTCTCAGTTGATTGTAAGCTGCTTTAAGTGAAGCCTGATTATTTCCATCTTTGTTTCCAAAATTCTTTGCATATATTGTACGCTTTGGTTAGTATGTTGCTTGTTGAATATTTGTTCTTTGACCAAAAGAGAAAGTTtacttttctactttatttttgtgtatttcagAAAATCAAAAGAGGAGTATGaccaggaggaagaaaggaagagaaaaaagcaggTGCCTATAAAACATACTCATATAATAGACGTATTTCATTGCTGTTATCCCTTAAGTTCACACCTAGGATTTCTGTTAAAGTTTAAGCTTAGGTGAAATGACACAGTTCCTCAGAGTATTCATATTTTCTTGGTGGTTCTGAGCATTTATACTTCTTTATTCACTTTATAATTTGTCCAATGACCTGCCTTTTAAATTCTCAGTAAAGAATGAGATTATTCACTCCAAAAAAACTTAATACTATTCATATTTGGGggaatttttaatagaaattcccgttaattttatgaataaaagaagattaagaaaatatttgacttCCCCACTTGCTTTGATTCCTTTACTGTTTTGAAACAGCAGCTGCAGTTACTATTGAGGGTCCCCTGTAGACTTTAACGCTGCCAGCTTGAAGCAGAATGACTCAGTTTCACATTTCCTGGTGTACTGTTCTTTCATTAAAAACGGTTTCCCTAAAGTGCCTaatttttcctaaggaaaaattAAACATGTATCTGGTTGAGGTGAaggaaactaacatttattttttcctccccccTTTTCTAGCTGCCTCTCTTTccacattttcccaaatctccccggAGAGGGAAAACTAATATAAACTAATTCTCAGTCACTTGAtagtcattttccttttttttcctcaatCACTGTGATTCATGCTTGTATCGTTTACTGTCTTTGAAAAAACCTATTTTACTCCAAGGTACCCAATGAAGAGCAGAAGAGAGATTTTTAGGATTTACTggggatttatttctttttgactaACTATCCTTTCAGTAAGTGGAGGTGAAATTCATAGataatactattttttaatataagaatatAGAACAGAAACTATTCAGAACTGTTATCAGTAGACAGTagtattgggaattccctggtggcccagggattTGAActtagtgctttcactgctgtgggcctaggttctatccctcgttggggaattaagatcctgcaagctgcgtgatgtggccaggaaaaaaaaagaagaagaagacagtCTTAACTTTCTgatttataaataaactatatcaGGATTCTTGAATAATAATATGTTTTAGGgtcatatgctttttttttagactttttttaaCGGAAATTTTCAAACACACAAAAGTAGAGCTGATAATAATTTCAGTCCTTGTGTTTCCATCACTCAGCATATATAGAAACTTATGACGCAGGTATCCATGAATTACCTAAAAAGTTACATGCGATtggattttcctatttttatggaaaaatgaattattttacatAGTTCTTTCCAAGATTTAAGTGATTTCTTTGGTTTAAATGCAGCATCTTATTTTAGAAATGGGGAAATATAGGCATACCTGAGAGATGTGAGTTTGGTTCTAGACTACTGCAATAAAGTGAagataataatacaataaatcACAAATGTATTTTGGTTTCTGAGCACATATAAAAGTTAGTTTACACTAAACTGTAGTCTTTTAATTGTGCAAtggcattatgtctaaaaattaTGTACatatctttattaaaaattattttatttctaaaaaatgctgaccatcatctgagcctttggCGAGTTGTAATTTTTTTGCTGGTGGAAGGTCCTGCCTCTGtgctgatggctgctgactgaccAGGGTGGTGGCTGCTGAAGGTTGGGATGGttgtggcagtttcttaaaataagacaacagtgaAGTTTGCTGCAGTATTtaactcttcctttcatgaacaaTCTCACTGTAGCATGAAGTGCTGTTTGATTgtattttacccacagtagaacttctttcagtTTTGGAGTCAGTCTTCTCAAACCTGGCTGCTACTTTTATCAACTAAATTTGTGTAAtgttctaaatcctttgttgtcatttcaacagcaTCTTCCCTGGGAGCAGATtgcctcaggcaaccattttctTTGCTTACACATAAGAAGCAACTCCCTGacactttaaaattttgtcaTGAAATTATAGCTATTCAGGCACACCTTCAGGCTCCAATTCTAATTCTGGTTCTCCTGCTGTTTCGTCCACATCTGTAATTACTTCCTGCACTGAAGTCTTGAACTCCTCTTAAGTCATCCATGAGGAGtagaatcaacttcttccaaactcctgttaatgttgTTATTTCTACCTCTTCCCAATGAATCACAGAGGTTGTTAATGGCATCTAAACTGGTAAATTCTCTCCAGAAGGTTTGCAATTGCCTTTTCTCAGATCCATGAGAGGAATCACTATCTATGGCCTCTGTAGCCTTatgaaatacatttcttaaagAATAAGGCTTGAAAGTTGAAATTGCTCCTTGATCCATGagctgtgtgttgttgttgttcagttgctcagttgtatctgactctttgtgaccccatggactgcagcacaccaggtcttcctgtccttcaccacctcccagagcttgctcaaactcacattctttgagttggtgatgccatacaaccatctcatcctctgtcatccccttctcctcctctctccaatctttcccagcatcagagttttttccagtgagttggctctttgcctcaggtggccaaagtattagagcttcagcattggCATCATGAGCTGTGTAGCAGACATGAAAACAACTTGAATCTTGTACCTCTCCGTCAGAGCTCTTGGATGTCCAGGTGCACTGTCAATGAGTAGTAATATTTTGTatggaatctttttttcttttttggaggagtaggtctcaacagtgggcttCAGATATTTAGTAAACCATGTTGTTAACAGATGTGTTATCATCTAGGCTTTGTTGTTCCACTGATAAAGCACAGGGAGAGTAGATTTACCATAGTTCTTAAGggccttgagaaatctgtatgtaggtcgggaagcaacagttagaactggacatggaacaacaaactgcttgcaaataggaaaagcagtgtgtcaaggctgtatattgttaccctgcttatttaacttacatgcagagtacatcataagaaacgctgggctggatgaagcacaagctggaatcaagattgccaggagaaatatcaataacctcagatatgcagatgacaccacccttatggcagaaagtgaagaagaactaaagagcctcttgatgaaagtgaaagaggagaggaaaaagttggcttaaagctcaacattcagaaaactaagatcatggcatcaggtcccatcacttcatggcaaatagatggggaaacaaaacaaaacaacaaaaagatggggaaacagtgtcagactttattttttggggctccaaaatcactgcagatggtgattgcagccatgaagttaaaagacgcttactccttggaagaaaagttatgaccaacctagacagcgtattaaaaagcagagacattactttgtcaacaaaggtccatctagtcaaggctgtggtttttccagaggttatgtatggatgtgatagttggactataaagaaagctgagtaccaaagaatttatgcttttgacctgtggtgttggagaagactcttgaaagtcccttgaactgcaaagagatccaaccagtccatcctaaaggagatcagtcctgagtgttcattggaaggactgatgttgaagctgaaactccaatactttggccacctgatgcgaagagctgactcatttcaaaagaccttgatgctggcaaagattgaaggcaggaggagaaggggatgacagaggatgagatggttggatagcatcaccgactcaatggacatgagtttggataaactctgggagttggtgatgggcagagaggcctggcgtgctgcagtccatggggtcgcaaagagtcggacatgaccgagtgactgaactgaacttaagggCCTTATTATGCATTAGCCTCTAATAAGACAGTATGTCCTTTGAAGCTTTTAAGCTGGGCATTGACTTATCCTCACTTTCTATGAAAGTCCTAGATAGCATCTTCTTCCAGTGGTAGGCTGTTTCATCTACATTAAAAATCTGCTGATAGTGTTGTTGTTGtaattactaagttgtgtccaactcttttgcaaccccttggactgtagcccaccagtttcctctgtccatgggatttcccaggcaagaatactggagtggtttgccatttccttctccagagcatcttcctgatccagggattaaacctgtgtctcttgcattggccgacagattctttaccactgagccgccttcATTAGTTTTGTTCGTGAGATCTTCTGGATGGCTTGTCCCAGCTTCTGCATTAGCACTTGCTGCCTCACCCTGTGCTTGTGTGTTGCAGAGGCAGCTTCTTTTCTTCAATCTCATGAACCACCCTCTGCTAGCTTCACACTTTTCTTCTGCAACTTCCTCACCCCTCTCAGCCTTTATAGAACCTTGCTCTGGATTAAGCCTTGGGCTTAAAGGAATGTTGTGGCTGGCTTGTTCTTCTGTCCAGACCACTAAgactttctccatatcagcagtaaggctgtttcactttcatatcaGTTGTGTCCACTGGAGTAGCAGTTTTAATTTCCTCAAGAGCTTTCCCTTTGCGTTAACAACTTGGTTAACTGTTTGGTGCAAGAGGCGTAGCCTTTGATCTGTTTTAGCTTTCAACACACCTCCTCACTAAAtgtaatcatttctagcttttgatttaaagtgagagacctctgacttttcctttcacttgaacacttagaggccgctgtagggttattaattggcctaatttcagcATTTTTGTGTCTCAAGGAATAGGAAGGTctgagaagagggagagaagtaAGGGAACAACCGGTTAGTGGAGCAGTCAGAAAACACACAACTTTCGTCTGTTAAGTTCACTGTCTCATATATAAGGCTGCGATTTGTGGTGCCCCAAAACAGGCACAATAGTAATGTCAAAGGTCACTGATCACTGGTGATATGAtaataaatgataatgaaaaagttgaaaatattgcaagaattaccaaaatgtgacacagagacatagtgagcaaatgctgttggaaaaatggtgcctatagacttgcttgatgcagaattgccacaaaccttcagtttgtaaaaaagaaaaaacaaacaaaaaaacaacacagtAGTAAAGACAGTAAGTTGAAGTGCAATAAAAGTAGGTGTGCTGTAAATCAGTTTGTGGCTGCTTCAGGCATGTCAGAGtactggtattattattattgtattttttagattattttaagttaaagcatcaattctgtggtgctcaaTCTTCTTTTTAGTAGACAGTAATTTTTGAAACTAATATGTTTGAATCTGTTAAGTAGTTAATGATTCAAaattaatctaaaatattttctaaattgtgtTCTTGATGCCTGAAGTTATCAGAGGCCAAAACAGAAGAGCATCCGATGCAGGCCAATGAAACGGCAAAAATGAGTAATTCCCAAGGGGATGGTGAACATTTTGCACACCCAGCGTCAGGTAAGGTTGACGTGTAGCGAAATTTCTGAATAATATGAATACTTAAACATTGTTAAGAGTGTGTTGTTTTCTCATACATGCTTCAGCTTCAAAAACCCTGTGAGGTTCAGTGGCCATTGGTGTTTAATGCTCTTTGTGAATTTAGCTAAAGAGATTGCCTATAGGAGATATTCAGCTGACAGAGAGGGTGTAGCCCCTAAATTTCTAAGTGAAGCTTGGAACCCAGAGCAGTGAGCAGAATTCCTTGGGGAAGCCCCCAGCCTGTAGGCCATGACTACAGCATTCAAGGTATGGTCATGTAACATTTGCTACTTTCTTCTTTTATCACAATCAGATGATGTGTGGAAGTTAGAAGCTGAACATGGAaagataatattaatttattttcctagTGAATTAAAACACAGTAACTAAAAGGTATCCAGTTTGTTCAGAAATTTAGTCTTAAACTGTCATTGAAACTAAAATTGAGGAGACTCCTTGTGGGAAATGTTAGTAGATGATCTTGTTAAGTATGTGGGAAACCATTTTCAGTATTCTGATTTGTTGTATAAGAGAGGTAATTCTGAAGCAGAACTTGAATATGATGATGTATGTagctcatttttattttggatttctaCATTTTTTAGATACATGTCCTTTTCTCAATTTAAAAACCCTGTAACTCCATGAGGTAGATATTATGATCcttacttttcttttatttttttaaactagaaattCAAGGAAGTTTAGTGATGTCCAAAGTAACTGAGCTCTTAAATAGTGAGACTGTGACTTCCCTTGGTCTTCTGACTTCAAGTCTTGTATTTTTCTGCACTTTGCAGAAGTTTTATAATTGAGATAGATAGGTTTGATGTTTATCAACTAATTTAAGGAACTGTATTCTTAGTTGATAAAATAATGGGCATGTGAAACAGAAGCAGTTTTATAAATTTAACTTGCTTTTTGATTCTTAGCAAATCTAATAATTTagatttggctcagatggtaaagaatcttctgcaatgtgggagacctgggtttgaggcctgggtcaggaagatcccttggagaaaggaatggcaacccactgcagtactcttgcctggagaattccatagacagaggagcctggcgagctacagtccatggggtcgcagagagtcggacatgactgagcaactaaaacacacaaGTACATGTACTGTTCAAATCTCATGTCTGAcataatttgaatatatttgcTTATCAGACTATTAAGctataaaaatcttaatttcaaaCCATTTGTAACTCAGTTATGCACATTAACAGAGAAACAATGGaaggtaattttaaaagtaatgactttaagttttaaaaactgttctatttttaaaaaatgagtatatCTGATATTCCAGGGAATCGCTTTATACAAAGTGATAGGAGCCCAAGAGAAAGGCCTAACGTGGGAGGAATCATAAAGGTGTTTGGCTTCCTGCTTATCCCATTGCCCACATCTTTCCTTGGTTCCTGCTAGAAATGGGTAACTTCTGTTTTTCGGTAGATTCAGGGTTGCCAGTGATCATGTGATTTTCCTTTAAGCTAGCTGGCTTTTCGAGTCTCTATTCATAGAAATTAGACAAGCTACGTATTTTGGCCTCAGGCATTTTTTTCTCTAGGTTCAAGTTAGAATATAAAAGATGTTTATGACAACAAACTGAAGGCAGGAACTGTCCAGAACAAGTACATGAATAGAAATGCTTATGTGCCTGGAAtctcccccaccctaccccatgCGCCCAGCTCTGTGGTTCAAGTCCATCTCTGCTTAAAGTCATTATCATATGAATGGCATTTTAACTTTGCATATTTTGACCAACTTGTTGAATGAAGCTCATCTTCGTTTCTCTTATAGATAGTCCTGTAGCTTCCTGTATAGGTTGGTTGGAGTGTTAACGGCAGCCTCATCTCTTTCATGGAAACTTCCCTTTCAGTCCAAGAGCCCGAAGAACTTTTCCTCTAACCTCCTTGGCCCTACAGTCAGTCTGCTCACCCCGTGCTAAACAGTGGTCCTTGGGCAAATTTCTTGCTCATGCAAAGTTCTATTTCGGGTTTTACTGTGCTGGCAAGATTTTTAATTGTTTAGAGACATGTATATCATGTTCTCCCATCATGCCTTTAGTTCTTGGCATCATTTTTATGTGAGTCTTTGCTCTCACTTGCTGTCTTTCGTAGTCCATGTATTATAGTGAAAATGTTTGTCTTTAAAATCCCCACCTTATAATAAAAAATGGCTCAGAAAAGCAATTAGCATGTTAATCTCGTCTCTTGGCACAGTTACCAGATAATTGGAAGGTGTTGAGTGCTCATGTTACATCTGCTTCCAAATTCTACTTACTTTAAAATCTTTACATTTTCTTATTATGTTAGTAGGTTTATAGTTATCTTTAGGATATACTTACACCTTACTGATACTACTTGTAGCTTTATATTAATTGTTCTGCAAATACAAGGTCACTTAACAGTTTTTGCCTGCAGGCCAAAGTTTGAAGGACAGTTACACTGTTAGTAAGGGATTTTAGTGCACTTTATTCGGcaggtcatttctgactctttgcaatcccatggactgtagctggccaggctcctctgttcatgatatttcccaggcaggaatattggaatgggttgccatttctttctccaggggatcttcctgaaccaggaatcaaaccctgcatctcctatattggcaggtggattctttacctggcTTATATGGCAACCTTGTATTACAATAGTTCTAATCTTTAGACAAGAATTAGATCTTTTTGTAGCTATAGTACCAAACAGCAGGAGCTTGGTATCTGTCAAAATGCCAACAAGAAACCATAGTTAAAGCTCCTTGAGGCCCGAGACCATGATTATTTGTTTTCACCCAGTGCCTAGCACAACAGAGGCACTGAACCAACGCTtgtgaatgaatgagagaaaaaaCCCAAGTATTATTAACATTAGCTCATTTTGGTAAGTCTAGCATAACTTAATATATTCTAATTGGTCTCTCTAATTACTACCAGAAGTTAAAGTGCATTTTGCTAATCAATCAGTGCAACCTTTGACAAGAAAGCTGGAAATGTTGCCTGAAACTTCCTCTCTCCCACAAAAAGGCCTGAAGATTCCTGGCTTCGAACATGCAAGCATGGAGGGACCAATAGCAGTAAgtgaaaacattcttttttaagaaCTATGAGCAAATGACAAAGTACTAGAAACACTGTAAATGGCCATAGACACCCAGCTTTTATAATGGTCTTGGACTCAAGCTTCTAATTTGATCAGTCAGTGGGTATCTGTGCCACTTATTATGCAGTCTTGAATTTAAATAGTTCCTGCTCTCATTTGACCCAGAATTTATCAACACTTCGAACAGAAGAGCTCCGCCAGCGGGAACACTATCTAAAACAGAAGAGAGATAAGTTGATGTCCATGAGGAAGGACATGAAGATTAAGCAGAATCAAACTTCGGAGCAGAAAGGAAAACCTGCTGGGGAGGTGGAGGTACGGCCAGCTCTAGTATATGAAAATCTGCACATCTGTGGTGGGATTCAGAGTATGTGCTCTTGTAGACACATTCATAATAGTCTCCCTGACAGTGTAGCACTGCTACACTGAGAAAAGTAAGTCTTTTCTCAGCAGTGAAAGGGTTGATAGGGTTTTGTGAGGTAGAAATGATAGCAATTTTATGATTTACTTGCCCTGCTTTGAACACTGAAGGGTCAGCTGTCTGTTTTACCGAAGCCTTTTGAAATACTTTATCATAGAACAGCATCAGTACCCTAAGCCACCACCTCTAAAAGGCTTCCCTAAGAgatttttacaaagaagaaatttaGGGGACTCAGCCCATgtgtggcttttttttctttagttcacTGTGAATGCTCTATTTGTTCAAGGCAGTATGCTAGGAATTTTAGACAAATGAACCCATCATCTGCTGtagccaatatttttttttttttttttttaaggaaatgacagagaaaccagaaatgacAGCAGAGGAGAAGCAAACATTACTAAAGAGGAGATTGCTTGCAGAGAAACTTAAAGAAGAAGTtattaataagtaaatttaaGAACAATTTAGCAAGCAGttcaaaatttcttaaaaataaattatttaatccttAAACTGAACCTGTTTAGTTTCAGAGACTTGTgtttataaatgcaaatataagcTGATTACTTTTATTAAACTCTTCAGGTGTAGGGCAGTGGGTTACTTATGCAGACCAGTTCAATACAAATTTCTGAATAATATTCTCTGTGGAGAGAAGGTATAGAAAGCCAAGCGATagtgcattcattcatttttgtttgtgcTAATAAGCACTGTGCTGCATGCTAAGGATACAGTGATCAGGTAGATCGACTGGGTCCCTGCTTTCATGTGGCCAGTGTTAGATGGGAAGAGTGCAGTGTTATAAACAGGATCC
This genomic interval carries:
- the CFAP36 gene encoding cilia- and flagella-associated protein 36 isoform X2, which encodes MAAEEEDEVEWVVESIAGFLRGPDWSIPILDFVEQKCEVFDDEEESKLTYTEIHQEYKELVEKLLETYLKEIGINEDQFQEACTSPLAKTRTSQAILQPVLAAEDFTIFKAMMVEKNTEMQLQAIRIIQERNGVLPDCLTDGSDVVSDLEQEEMKILKEVLRKSKEEYDQEEERKRKKQLSEAKTEEHPMQANETAKMSNSQGDGEHFAHPASVQPLTRKLEMLPETSSLPQKGLKIPGFEHASMEGPIANLSTLRTEELRQREHYLKQKRDKLMSMRKDMKIKQNQTSEQKGKPAGEVEEMTEKPEMTAEEKQTLLKRRLLAEKLKEEVINK
- the CFAP36 gene encoding cilia- and flagella-associated protein 36 isoform X1 is translated as MAAEEEDEVEWVVESIAGFLRGPDWSIPILDFVEQKCEVFDDEEESKLTYTEIHQEYKELVEKLLETYLKEIGINEDQFQEACTSPLAKTRTSQAILQPVLAAEDFTIFKAMMVEKNTEMQLQAIRIIQERNGVLPDCLTDGSDVVSDLEQEEMKILKEVLRKSKEEYDQEEERKRKKQLSEAKTEEHPMQANETAKMSNSQGDGEHFAHPASEVKVHFANQSVQPLTRKLEMLPETSSLPQKGLKIPGFEHASMEGPIANLSTLRTEELRQREHYLKQKRDKLMSMRKDMKIKQNQTSEQKGKPAGEVEEMTEKPEMTAEEKQTLLKRRLLAEKLKEEVINK